DNA from Tripterygium wilfordii isolate XIE 37 chromosome 15, ASM1340144v1, whole genome shotgun sequence:
CATCTGACTTTTGCCGGTCAGTCTGTGGAGTGCTCTATTTGGATACAATTGCAAGGAATGTGTAATATGTGAATGTGTTGTTTCTGCTTCTGAATTCATGGGTAGGGAGCAATTTGATGGATGACTTAGATTGGTTATTGTGATGCTTTCTGCATTAGATTTTCTTCAGATGAAGATGTCCGTCTATTCTGGATGTGGGCTGGAATTTGGGAACTATTGAAGAAGCATCATCATTTTTATGTAGCATTGCGTTTATTTGAAAATTGTCGCTAGACTATATATGGTGGAAAATCTTTCTGTTTCTACGAACACCCGTTGACTAAAATACAGGTACTAGAGTACTTAAACTTCACTGAACTGAATTTTCAGGAGGATATAGGGTCCTTGTTACAATTTGAGAATGAAATTTCGAGTGAGAAACCGATGAATTTTAGCATTACGAGAAGCATGGATTTTAAAATGCCATTTCAAAGGATTAAGTGTACTGATTTTAAATTGAAACTTATATCATATTTGCATGATTCATTCAAAATTGATACTTGAAATGCGCGATCTTTGCCAAATCTTCTCTTATGgacctttcttggatccttaactTCAATGCTTATTTTCGTGATCGATTGGACTGGATTCTACGTTTCTTCAGATTTTAAGCATGTGTAGCTTCCTTGTACCTCTCATCCTCTGCAATGTTTATGATGTTATGGAGAAGTATACTATCTCCCAACAATAAAGATTGATTAATGGATTGGAGTAGTAATTTCTTGTGTTGGATGATGTAGGTGAAATGGCAGAGTGGGTACTAGGAACTGCAGTTTCTGAGGGCAATCTCATGGTATCGGTGCGGTGTTGAGACATAGCATACTAGTCATTTACTTGTAAAGATGGGGACATACTCTGGTGGAAACAATGTAGTACCTGAAGCTAATGCAGGGCCATCGCTCTCACATTTTTCCTGGTTTTATCCTGGAAACTTGTATTCTCCACTGAAGAGAAATAATAGCCCTTTGCATGAAACTGAAATAGATGAGGAAACTGTTATTTCTGTGGATCCTATTCGTTCTGTTGCTCCTACAGCCGAGACAACAAAGAACGTTGGGTCTGGAACTAAAATCACCAAGGCTAAAAAACGAAAGTCTTCTATGAAGAGTTCTAATCAGAAACCATCTAATGTTTTGAAGCCGAAGCAACCCAAAAGGAGTTCTTCCAAAAAGACAAAGGCACAAATTGCGCCTGAGGCAAAACGCGAGAAAAGTAATTTCAACATTGATGTAGAAAGCTCACGCTGTGATTTCTCTGGGGTGCCATCCCCGTATTGTTCCTGCACAGGTATGGCTAGAGTCTGCTACAAATGGGGTGCTGGTGGATGGCAGTCGTCATGTTGCACCATTAACATATCTGAATATCCCCTTCCCATGAATTCCGAAAGGCCTGGGACTCGCTTGGCTGGTAGAAAGATGAGCAATGGAGCGTATACTAAACTTCTACTTAGACTTGGAGCTGAAGGTCATGATCTTACTCACCCTGTGGACCTAAAACATCACTGGGCTAGACATGGTACTAACAAGTTTGTTACAATCAAGTAGAGTTTTAGAGAAGTTAGCTCAATAAGAATTTATCAGTTGCTCATATATATTATGCATATCTTCCATATTTTCCTGAAAGAAAGTTGGCCAGACACGGTGCCAACAattttgtttgtatatataGTTATGCCAGTCTTCCCCAGTCTGTAAAATGCTACTCTGCTTCCAGAGTCCATTACTTGAAAATTGGCCATTTGTATGGTCAACATCATCGATGCTTCTGATACAGCACGTAAGTTccatttgttttgttgtttgtatATATAGTTATGCCTGTTTTCCCCAGTCTGTAAAATGCTACTCTGCTTCCAGTGAACATTGGCCATTTGTATGGTCAACATCATCGATGCTTCTGATACAGCCCATAAGTTCCATTTGTTTTGTTAGGTTCATACATATTTAGATCCAGTCATATAGATGATGTTGAATTGCAGGGATGCAATCTAAAGGTCGTAGGTTTAATTTCTCTCTACGttctctctctacatattatgtcaGAGTTTCGGGTTACTGTCTAAAGATAACATATATATCAAGTTACCCTTGAGCTTGGAGATCGCACATCTTGGTCTGATATTGAGTTTTACTGGCTTGACATTCCTTGTATACTGGGTATGTGTAATTGTCTATCAAGCTAAACTGCAGCTAATGCTTCTTGATTAAGACTTGAGTGATGAAACCAATACCCATATGCAACTACTGACTGTAGTCATGTAACTGAGTTTCATTGGGCTCCAAACCATGAAATCAGAACACCACCTTAATGAGTGGATTGATTGGTGATGCAAGCCATGAAAGCAGTATGGAgatcaacaaaaaaagaaaagaggagcaGATAATGCCAGAAAGTTCATTCTTGATTCTTCCAAGAATTTCTTAACTCAATTCCATCTGTTATTTCTTCTCTATATTACTAACTCCCAACACAATTACAACATGAAATAGGTACATAGATTGTTTCTCATTTTAACCAGCAGCCTAAAGAGCAACTGGAAAAGGCAAAAAAAGACTGAATAAGAGGAAGTGCTTTTGTGTTTATGCTTGTGTTTAGGCTTTGGCTTCTACTGGGGCTCGGACCTTGCTGGTGACAAGCTGTTCGTAGAGTTCTCTTATTTTCAATCCAATTATAGTTTGGAAGAGACCAGTTCCATTGTTACTACCAGGGAAATCAGCATGCTTCAACATTTGTTGAGTGACTTCTCCATAAAACTTAGTGGAAATGCTGCTCAAATGGCTCTCTACATAGATTAGCTCATCTAATCTGTCAAATTGCCCATCCATCTCCAGTACAGACACCTATGATAAACGAACAAATGCAAAACAGACTGTCAACATTGCATCAACTTACAAAAGGTGCATAATTGAGCTCAAAACTAATGGATCGTTTGGTTTGCGGATTTGGAGATGGGAATGAAACTAGGATACCAGGAAAGCTATTTTCCTTGGACTCCTAGATTCCAAGAACTCCACATACCAAACATAGGAATCAACAAAAGGAAAATTCTTATTCTTGGAAAGCTGGATTCTACGAACCAAACGACGCCTAAATGATTCCACAGATTAAAAGATTTGGGAGTTGACTACATGAATACAGAATACTTGATCAGAAGCTTCTTAGATTCTCAAACCAAAACATCACTATTTTCAATCTCTTTTAAACATAAGAACTTTGTACTCCAATGAAATGTTCACTTGATTGAAACACAAAGAATAGTTAGAAGGATTAGATTGGATACCTCGTCGCCAAAGTAAGTATCAGGGCCATAGGAGAACTTGATGCCAGGATAAGAGCAGGTCAGTTTCCTTCCACAGGGTATCCATGAAATAGTGGAGCCTTCATCAAACAAGTAAACAGGGTTGAAGTACTTCACTCCTTCCTTCATTATCAACCTCACTCTCAGCACCTTCCCCTCATTGTCGTCCGGGATGAGTAGGGTTGGGAGTACTTCAATCACAGCATCTGCATATTGCTTCTGCGGATCTGCTCAAAGCAAATACTCATAAATTAGAACAAGAAAATGACCAACCTAGTGAATGATACACTAATTATAGGAAATTTACCAATATAAGCATCAAAGTCTGGCTTTCTTGCTTCAATACTAGCTTTAATGCTTTCAAGACTGTGCCCTCTCTCGGCCATATCCCTCTGCAACACTCTCAACATGATCAGATTACAGTAGGAGACAGATGAAATGGTAAATCAAAGTCATTAATTTGATTTGCTTAAGTTCATATATGTTCAAATTTCAATTACCTGAATTTTCCATGCAAACTTAACTTCATTACTGATGTCCAAGTAAATACTAAAGTCCAACAGGTCCCTTACTCTCTCATCATACCTGCATATTTCcataaaaacttcaaaatcaaccaaaaagATCATTATTTTCTCTTGTATAAAACTAATAGCAGAAAATACCCCAAAAAG
Protein-coding regions in this window:
- the LOC120016224 gene encoding protein BASIC PENTACYSTEINE7-like, whose product is MGTYSGGNNVVPEANAGPSLSHFSWFYPGNLYSPLKRNNSPLHETEIDEETVISVDPIRSVAPTAETTKNVGSGTKITKAKKRKSSMKSSNQKPSNVLKPKQPKRSSSKKTKAQIAPEAKREKSNFNIDVESSRCDFSGVPSPYCSCTGMARVCYKWGAGGWQSSCCTINISEYPLPMNSERPGTRLAGRKMSNGAYTKLLLRLGAEGHDLTHPVDLKHHWARHGTNKFVTIK
- the LOC120017224 gene encoding phosphoribulokinase, chloroplastic, which gives rise to MAVCRVYTTQSLNSTSSISTSTKTNLDFHQKHVVFYSTSGKRSSKRGSSSTTTVITCSAGDSQTVVIGLAADSGCGKSTFMRRLTSVFGGAAEPPRGGNPDSNTVISDTTTVICLDDYHSLDRTGRKEKGVTALDPRANNFDLMYEQVKSIKDGIAVEKPIYNHVTGLLDPPELIKPPKIFVIEGLHPLYDERVRDLLDFSIYLDISNEVKFAWKIQRDMAERGHSLESIKASIEARKPDFDAYIDPQKQYADAVIEVLPTLLIPDDNEGKVLRVRLIMKEGVKYFNPVYLFDEGSTISWIPCGRKLTCSYPGIKFSYGPDTYFGDEVSVLEMDGQFDRLDELIYVESHLSSISTKFYGEVTQQMLKHADFPGSNNGTGLFQTIIGLKIRELYEQLVTSKVRAPVEAKA